TCGTTGGCACTTAGTGGTTAATAGGTATTTTATGAAATGGAATCTTATCCAGATGTGCATCCAATAGGCACATCTGGCAGGTTAACGAGTGTTATAACCAACATCTTTGTCCTAGCCCTCATTCAAAAGGGGTTTGCCAGCAGGACTTTTCCATCTCTTGTGAAAAGAGCTGGGCGGAAATCCACATATTTGCTAACACTTCTCCTAGTACACATTGGTAGGAATGGTATAGTGGTTAGGCCACTGGACTAGACTGGGATTTGAGAGACTTGATTcagttcctgactcccagccacacactgcctgtgacaccttgggcaagacacttattTACCCTGTGACACTGTTCCTATCTGAAAAATGGGGTTGTCCTTCCCTACTTCACTGTGGTGAAAGTAATCCTCCCCCCAATGCACGCACACCTACTACCTTTGGTGTTCTTTTGACCAAGGGTGTTCTTATACTAATACTTCAGGTTTGCAGCTTCAGGATCTGGCTTTCACAGGCTTTCTCCATAGCAGACAGCTAGTTGAGGTCAGCTGAGAAGTTGTCCCATCAGATCTGAACTTGTTTATTACTGAATTTGTGCAAACAGTCCCGTCCCCTCAGCTGACTTTATTTCGGGTTCTTTCCTAATTAAGCTGCTGTTTGGTAAACTACGAGACCAGTATAAGAACCAGACTAGAACAGCCCCAGAGTTTTCAAGGAGGCAGGATCTGGGCTTTATGCTTCATCTGAAATGGatacctccagcagcacagggcCACCTACCGACACTATTATTCATATaatgttctaaataaataaacatttgCTCAGTGGAGTCAAGGCAAGATATTTTGGCAGcatggagaggaagagaaaataaCGCCTTTGAACAATTCAGTCAAAAACTGCCTACCTTTCCTCTTGTTACATTTCCACCTGCACATACCAGTAAACTTGTTCTCCATGGTGTATGTGCTTCTGTGCCTCGGAAAGAAATTAAGATCAAGGATCCTGTGAAAGCCCCAAGAGACTCTCGTAGATGATTCCTGTTTTGTCTTTCCATGGCTATAGGAAGAAGAGTTTAAATGGCTTTTGCAAGAGGAGGTTCATGGCGTCCTGAGACAGCTGCAGGATATTCTGAAGGTAACGAGCCAGTTCCAGCCATGCATGGGGAATTTGccttttcagttgcttttttcTGGTTGCTGTTTTGTTCTGTGTGAACACAATGCTGGGGTGACAGCCCTGGAGAGCAGAGACCTCTCTTTATCcccagagaaaatatattaaaaacaaaaacaaaaaacaccaccacccctaCACACATACTAATAAGCTAACTAGAGGACCCCCCAACCCTAACATgagctctggcaggagcagtcctttaAAACCCCACTCAAGGGGTTTCCTTGTGatttcaagttcatcacagcttcagctcagaacaagacCACAGTCTTATGGGacccagtccttccaacccttccctaaggaccAAGGGACTTGTCTGTTTATTTGATCAGGAAGAAGGCACTGAGCTGGTTTAAAACAAGGCTGTTTATCCAAAAATCATTTCTTGGTCTGGTGGTCCCtgaagaatccagtttgaacgAGCATATTTGTACCTCTCTAGAAGTGGCTTTACATCAGCATCCTTCTCCTCCTAGAGGAGTTGCATACAATGCCACAATAACAcctacacaattgcatttttaatacaagggACCTCAAAGCTTTAAACCTAATTCAATAAAGTTAATCTTAATCCCacaaggtttgtccaggatattgcagaattatGTCACTCTGTCACAGTGTCAGTTCCCTTTGCTCTTGTGCAGGAGGCTTCTCACAGGTTTGCTTTGCCTGTTGGTAGCACAGAAGGACCAGTCAAACAGGAGAACTTCATGCTGGGCACTTCAAGGTaagtgtgtgttctccctgtgcaCGTTTGGTCTTGGGATCCTCCTTACGTAGGAAAGGAGGGGGAAGGTTGTGGAGGATTGAGGCAATTCGCTCCCATTTTACACAGATTCTCCTGTTGTTGCTATCCCCCATTTAACATCTGGAGACACTAGAACACTTTCATAGTTGAGCACATCCACCTTCTAGTGACCCAGGTGCCTGACTTGCAGAGCGCAGAAGCTGATTTACTTTGGTGCACAATTTTAACTCGTTTCCTACAACGTCTGTGACAGTTTGGCATTATTTGTCTCTTCTCGCTTACTGCTCTCCTAGCTTACTTTAATCATTTGCATGTCacatcttcctccctcccccatttcatCTGCTTTGTTAGATAACGAACGTGGAGAACTGAATGCAGTGGCATTTAGAAAAGCAGCAGTTCAAGGCTAAGATAAGAGCCCCTATCGGACAGCTGTAGCTGGGAGCTATCCACTCTGTGCTCTGTAAATCCCAGTGTAACTGTTGTACTGTGTTACTCCCACAGTTGAGTGGTTGGGTCGATAGCTGAATATCTGCTTCTAAATAGATGTTGAAATGTTCAGCCATAATTTCATTATTTGAACCTTTACTGCTGCAAATTTCCAGCCCTTTAAAAAAGAGACTGTCGCTCTGAGGAAAGCCTGATATTTTGCTGTTTGTGTTGTAAAAGGCAGTCAGCCAATGCTCATTTAATCATTGTTTAATAACCTTCTAAAGAAAGAACACTAGACTTTCCCATCTATACTGCTTTCTTGCCATTTTATCAAACATTAATTGTATTTGCCTGTTAAAATACACATACCTGTCCTTGTTTACTCTATATGCATTAGCATCTTTGGTAATGTACATACAGGATGGGAAGTTCATTTCTTTGATCCCATAAGAATAGTGCTCTCAAAAAAATCACTCCTGTGGTAGGTTTAAGTAAAATTAGATGCTTCCCATCAGCTGAAAGTACTTTTTAAATGGATCACATTTTAGGCTTTACCAATTTCCTGTTTGATTCTTTAGTGGAATCACCAGGTGGTTTTCCTGGTTATATTCTGATTCATTACATCACTGCTGAATAGTTAGATCAGTTCTCACCATGCTCAATGTGTGAATAATGAGGAATCTCTGTCTAGCGCTTACAGCTGGAGACCTGGGCTCAAGGAATCTGAagtctgttcttggctctgctgctgactctgcgtgtggccttgggcaagttcctTAATCTCTGTGTGTTAGtctccccaaatgtaaaataggaataacgTTTACCCACCTCACAAAGCAGTGTGAGATCTGGATGAAAGGCGCTATATAAGTGCGGTTACTACTAAACTGCATCTGAAATAGTCACCGTTTTTGAGCCTCCAGTCCAGCTCTACTTCTGTAGAGTTACACAGTAGACAGTGAAACATGCTTCCACAAAAGTTCTGAGCAGCAAGGAATTCTGGTATCCAAGGGGGAAAATCTGTGTGTGCAGAGATTGTCTCTGTCCATTCCTCTTGATGTTTCTCTCTTCTATCACTTCAGTCTACTTTGAGTTGAACTGCAACAGGTTTGTCTCTGTCAGATGCTGGGATGTCAGTGAGATCATGGTGTCTGTGTTAAATGAGATGGGCTCATAAATTGGGGTCCTCAAAGCCCAGATACTTTAGTTTCCAGTCATTGTTTCATGTAAACATGTAACAGGATTGTTGAAAAGGTGGGACCTTTGCTGAAGGTGACCAGTTGCCCAGCACTACTCTTCAACTTCCTCTATGGCATAAGCAGAAAGTGTACACAATGTCAGATTATAACCTAGTTTGTGATTTGCATCCATGCTGTTAGTGCCAGAATTCTAATGTTTAAACGGTGAACAGTGTGTGGATTGTTAATACAAGGAGGAAACTAGTTTAGGATGGGACCTTAGTGCTCTAACAAGTCAGTTACACAAGGGAGCATCTCTCAAGCAATATTACAGTTGCTGGCAGGAGGCTTGATGTAAGAGTAGGTGGTGAGAATGCATCTCCCTAGCTGAGCTGTCCACAGGACATACTAGGACCAGCACTGGGGAGCTCCTGTGTACCCacctgggagtggggaagggccTTTCTGCCCTCTGCTGTGTTGCATTTTGGTTGGTAAGGGTGGAGGCTGGTCCTCTGTTCTTGCTGGGGGTGAGAGGCTGGCTGCTTCTGTACCCGTCTTGGTAGGCTGTCTCCTGTGACTCTCACTGGTTGGAACTGTTTTGTCATTCCAGCGCAGACCAGGTGAAAGGAGTATTGATGCTGCAGGGAGATGCTCTATGCCAAGCTGTGAGTACCAATCCACACCAATCACTTTGTGCTAGCACTGAAGCATACTCCTTGCCTTTCTTCCCCTGCTAGACCTTGTCCTTTCAGATGTCAACAACCTGGGAGGTGTGTCAAGCCCattggggctggagctgccctCTGTGGTGGTGATTGGCTGGTTGCTGTCTAGTGATGGCACCTCGGTACCACAGTGATTGCATCTTGCCATTGCTTTGGTTGGTTTTACAATAGGCTCTGGTGCCAGCCGAACACTGCCACGCAACTGAATGAAGACGCAGCCAAGTCTGTGGCTGTACAAGGCAGTTCTTGCATAGCTGACATGCTGCTGGGACATGATGCCAAGGGTTGAAATCTGTATCTAAAAAAATCTGAGTgcagggatgaggaggaggaagattctGTCCGTACATGTGTGTGCTATTCTGCTGGGGTGTGTTTTCTCTCCCAGTTAGGGAGTGGCACCTTGGTTAACTGCAGTCCAGTCTTAATATGCATGGTGTACAGTCTTAGATCTGTTTTAACTCAGCCTTCCAAAACTGTCACTTACTCACCTGGGACAGTTCATTATTTATGATGACCGAGTGAAATATCATTAGTGTTTGCAATATTGTAATCTTGATGGTAGGTAGGTAGAGGGCTTAACTGTCATGTGTATTGCGATAGACCCTTCTTAGCTGATGGGCTTCTCACCTACGTTGCCCCTTATCTGTACCATCAGAGTTCCCTCAACACCTCCTAAAATGAACtggcagtctcctctctgggccCAGTTCAGTAACGGCGTTGTCATTTATGACTTGCGTCTCCCTCCTGTAGAAATAAGATTTAAGGTGAAAAACTGGCTGAACCAGTACTGCTCAAAATGCCCCCACTCAGCAGTCAGTGTGGATGGATCTGTCGGAGATGGGATGTATGGGTTTGAAGGGGTATGAACAGCACCTTTTGTTCAGGGGGTGCCCTGCTCTGCATTTTGTGGGGGAGTTCctcttatttctctctctctctcttttaaaggaTATTAATTTGAAAATACCCAGAAATAACCAGCTCCTGCACTTCACATTCCGCGAAGACAAGCAGTGGAAATTGCAGCAGGTATGGTTATCAGGAGTCTTCCCTGTGTTGAGCTGGTCCGAGTCTGAGCAGCCTGCAAAGGCCCTCTCCTTCAAAGAGAAAAGGACTGGTCTTCATTGGGGTTCTCCAGACCCCAGTACCCACCTTCCTTTCCTTATCAGTTGGAGTGTGatagaggagggggcagaggtgtgAACTAGTTGGGATTAGGGCTTTAGAAGAAAAAGGGGTGGGTGCTTCTAGTTCCTGAGACATCAGTGAGCTAAAAGCTCTCTGGGATGGAGTGCTGAGCCTGTGAAAGGAGTGCTCAGAGCACCTGGGCTGTAGCTCTCTCTCTCAATGCCTGTTGAATCTTGGCTGGCTGAACAGAGAACAGTTCATCTGGCCCTGAGCTGGCTCACAAGTCTGCTCTCATTCCCTGTATGAAATCATGTCTTTTCCCTTCTCCTCACTAACAGCATATGCCAGTGCCTCAGACTCTAGCTATAACTGGATTCTTCAGTCGGAGATCTGGCTTCTGGAAATCTAGTGTTCAGTCTCATGGAAGTAAAGTTTTCCACCATTGAAGTTTAAAAACTGACTCTGGGGTTCTATGCTATGTAGATCCTTATACATtgtcttggattttttttttttttataagcatatttGGATTTTGGTAGTTTGTTGGACCCATCAGTCTACAACAGATTGAAAGCTCTAATTTACTGGCATTTTAAACATGTTAGCTAATTGCCATGTTTAGACTCTGTGGTAGGTGAATCAAACCCTCTGTTGATTTGGGCTTTGAGTCACTGAAACTTATGGCTATGTTGAGGAGTTTGTGCTCTGCAGACAAGTGAGCTTTTGTGATGCGCTCAGCAGTGTTGCCGACATATAGTGACTCTTTTTTGTATTGCTGCTCTATTGATATTCTTCCACCGTCTCTTAAGCACAGCTCCTGCCTTCATTTACTTTGGAAGGACTTGGTCTCTTAATGTTATTTAGATGAGGAATGCGAGAGCCTAAAGGAGGCAGAATAATAGTATTTCATGAGATTATGAGGAGACCCTTGTTCTGTTTCTCTCAGAACAAGCCTCCCATAGTGAAATATCATGAGTCTCTTCCATGAGGGGGTGGGCCTTGCCAATCAGAGGAAGTGCAGTGAGTCTGTGTGGAAAGGAACCAGAAGCGGGAGCTGGTTGTGGAGGGGAAGGTAGTTGTTACTTGAacagggaaagggctgggaagCCTTCGGGGAAGTGGAATAGAGAAGGAAAACAGGTCTGACAGAGGAGGCAGGGATGAGTGGAGTCCTTGTATTGACAAGGTGGATGGTGCGTGTCACTGCAGCGCCTAGTGGCATAAGCTGCTCCCAAGTCTGTTGTTCTGGAATATTCCTGGAGGTGGGGGATCTGCAGGGTAGTGTCCTGTGATGCCATGTCACGAGTGCCAGCGGTATCTGAGCTGCCAGCTGCTTGCAGCATAATGGTGGTTTTGCACTGGACAGGTTTCCTCCATCTAAAGACACCCTCCTCTGAGTCACAAGACTCCTACTGAGACTTCTGAGCTGTGTGCTCTGGGGAAGCAAGTGCAAGTCATACAGGAGCTTTTCTCATATATCTATCCAGGGCCTGCACTAGGTAAGGTTCAGTTCAGCACTCGGGAGAGCTGTGCCGAGATTTGGGGGAGAAAGGAAGCTTCAGACTACAAGCTTCCCATGAACAAAGTGTCCAAAGCTGTGTCTATCTGTTTCACTGTTACATTTGCAACTGGCACCTAGAACTTGTTTGAAAACCCTAGCGAAACATGCCCTTCACACCATCCTGCTCTAAACTCGTTCAAGTGCTTTTTTGTACACACCGACTGCCTCTTACTCTAACTTGTGCCTGCCTTTTCTGTGTTCATCTTCCGCGTTCATTAATGCCTTCCTCTGTTCCAGCTCCCACACCAGCCTCTGGTGCTGAGTGTCTGAGTCTCACCCCCACTTGGAGATGCTCctctgctcttctccctctgccAGTGAACCCTTTCTTTGCCTTTGGAGTTTTTCCTCACTCCTATTATGGGCAGCTCTGGCAGGATTGCTCTGTTAACGGACCGTATGCTGCAGTCTCTCTTGGTTCACAGGGGTTCATGCTAGATGTGCCTCAGGTCTATTCTGTCAAAGGTTGCTCAAGAGGCAAGCCCCAGTGATATGTTCCCCTGCACCCAAATGCTACAGCAGCTACTCTAGAGTGTTAGTAATCCACTGTTCCAATGAACCTTAAAGTTAGAAATCAGTGCTTCGTGTTCTTTTAAAGTATTCAGATGTTGTATTGGTTTTAGTTCTATGGCAATGATTCTTAAGAGCAGCCACCGTAATCGGATCACAGCTGAAGATGGGGAGACTGGACAAAGACAGTAACCAGAATGTGCTCTGAATGCCCTGTATCCTGGACAGTGGGAATGCCTACCTGGATAGCAATGTATCACGTTTGTTTCTGGCCCTGATTGCTCACGAGATCTTACTACCTGACATCACTGCTCCTTCAAACCATCAGTGCTAGTTTGATGGTCCAGGACATAAAATAGCAGGCCCCAGACTTCAGATCATTGTTTCTTAAAATGCCCGGTCTGGTAGACCAATCATTTTATGATCTTAATGGCAGAGGTAACAGCTTGCTTTAGTGGTGAGTGCCGAGTGCCCGAAAGAAAATGCCTTTAGTGTTATGGGATGATCAACATTTTCTTTCCTGTCTGTGCAGTGGTAAGGGATGGATCCTGAGAGACAACAGTGGGATAGTCTACTTTTTAGCATTAGTTCAGGGGGAGCTGATTTGACAGGGCTGTATTTTGTACCTTTGCAGATCCAGGATGCTAGAAACCATGTTAACCAAGCAATTTACCTGCTCACAAACCGAGATGTAAACTACCAGTTCAAAACAGGCTCTGAGGTCCTCAAGGTGAGCAGAACGCTCTCTGGGAGGTGGGGTAAGAGGATAGACTCCAATTCCACATTTCTCCCCTCTTTTTAATGCAGCTGCtcggtgttgggtttttttgtactgAGTTGAAATCTCTGCAGAGActggtcacacaaggagtcttTGGTAGTGCAGGGACTCAAACCCAGGTCCCTGGCTACCGTCCGAGCCACTGGACAAGTTGACTGTAACTTCTCACCACATCAAGTGTGAGAAAAGCCTGTTCCGTTTTTACTTGGGCAAAGGCAATCAAACAGGAAAAGATCAGCAAATAAGACCACCCCCCTTTTACTTCCCCCTGGGAAGAAGGTGAGTCATAGTTCAGAGTGCCTTAACGTTCTAGTAGTCATGagctctgtaaaaagaaaaggagtacttgtggcaccttagagactaaccaatttatttgagcataagctttcgtgagctacagctcactccgaaagcttatgctcaaataaattggttagtctctaaggtgccacaagtactccttttctttttgcgaatacagactaacacggctgctactctgaaacatgagctCTGTAGCAGATGAACACAGCTCCCCCAGAATTCTGGGTTGGGCATTCTTCCCAAAATAGGGACTATATCTGAGGAAATTCTCCTTCAAGATGCAGTATTCCTGCCAGGTGA
This window of the Chelonia mydas isolate rCheMyd1 chromosome 10, rCheMyd1.pri.v2, whole genome shotgun sequence genome carries:
- the ROGDI gene encoding protein rogdi homolog isoform X4, which codes for MAAAMASAAERAVLEEEFKWLLQEEVHGVLRQLQDILKEASHRFALPVGSTEGPVKQENFMLGTSSADQVKGVLMLQGDALCQADINLKIPRNNQLLHFTFREDKQWKLQQIQDARNHVNQAIYLLTNRDVNYQFKTGSEVLKLMDAVMLQLTRARNRLTTPASLTLPEIASSGLTNFRPTGGSILHNPGAMFECGSQRYEVSHVHKVECVVPWLNDALVFFTVSLQLCQQLKDKISVFSSYWNYRPY
- the ROGDI gene encoding protein rogdi homolog isoform X3, coding for MAAAMASAAERAVLEEEFKWLLQEEVHGVLRQLQDILKEASHRFALPVGSTEGPVKQENFMLGTSSADQVKGVLMLQGDALCQADINLKIPRNNQLLHFTFREDKQWKLQQIQDARNHVNQAIYLLTNRDVNYQFKTGSEVLKLMDAVMLQLTRARNRLTTPASLTLPEIASSGLTKMFTPALPSDILVNFYINLNKLCLTVYQLHALQPNSTKNFRPTGGSILHNPGAMLSLCFPATGTTGHTNPSTRV